Proteins co-encoded in one Acipenser ruthenus chromosome 3, fAciRut3.2 maternal haplotype, whole genome shotgun sequence genomic window:
- the LOC117394165 gene encoding pleckstrin homology domain-containing family F member 2-like, which yields MVDRLANSEANSKRINVVEGCFGAAGQPLAIPGRVLIGEGVLTKLCRKKPKARQFFLFNDILVYGNIVIQKKKYNKQHIIPLENVTIDSIEDEGDLRNGWLIKTPTKSFAVYAATATEKSEWMNHISKCVSDLLEKSGKAPNSEHAAVWVPDSEATVCMRCQKIKFTPVSRRHHCRKCGFVVCGPCSEKKFLLPSQSSKPVRVCEFCYDQLSSGQLSASLPPRSDSYKFPMNNVSDDDDDEDSSD from the coding sequence ATGGTTGATCGCCTGGCTAACAGCGAAGCAAATTCAAAACGGATAAATGTTGTGGAGGGGTGCTTTGGAGCAGCTGGTCAACCCTTGGCTATTCCTGGTAGAGTCCTCATCGGGGAAGGAGTGCTAACAAAGCTCTGCAGAAAGAAACCAAAAGCCAGGCAGTTTTTCCTCTTCAACGACATCCTTGTATATGGTAACATTGTCATTCAGAAAAAGAAGTACAACAAACAGCACATAATTCCTCTGGAAAATGTCACAATTGATTCTATTGAGGACGAAGGCGACCTACGCAATGGATGGCTTATAAAAACTCCTACCAAATCCTTTGCTGTTTATGCAGCTACCGCCACAGAGAAGTCCGAATGGATGAACCACATCAGCAAGTGTGTGTCCGACTTGCTTGAAAAAAGTGGAAAGGCACCAAACAGTGAACATGCTGCAGTGTGGGTACCTGATTCAGAGGCCACCGTGTGTATGCGTTGTCAGAAAATTAAGTTTACACCAGTAAGCCGCAGGCATCACTGCCGCAAGTGTGGGTTCGTGGTGTGTGGGCCCTGCTCGGAGAAAAAGTTTCTGCTTCCCAGTCAGTCCTCCAAGCCGGTGCGGGTCTGTGAATTTTGTTACGATCAGCTCTCCAGTGGGCAGCTGAGTGCAAGCTTGCCTCCCAGATCAGACTCTTACAAATTTCCCATGAATAACGTAtcggatgatgatgatgatgaggacaGCAGTGACTGA